Proteins encoded together in one Streptomyces sp. NBC_01216 window:
- a CDS encoding PH domain-containing protein has protein sequence MTPREGAGSDGIPEGPEWRRLDRRTVLVTAAVLTGVASGGAVPAVLALSTALPWWRAAAWVLAGAVLLVACGTVADHVRWRRTRYRIGAERAELRTGLLLVKRRSLARARIRTVDLTAHPLLRVLGLVRVRIGTGENTGGGESTLALDPVTRAEGERLRRVLLAHTVRDGVDGRHDGLLATLDPRWIRYAPVSFLAPLLGCAAAGGVLQVSEWFGAQAAVIEWAGERFEDASLLWAIVVLVLLATAVGAVGALGLWTGMWWNHRLEREPGGTLRVRRGLFTTRSVSIEERRLRGVEIVEPLGVRLCRAARVDAVATGLTHDDGDRHGEHKTLLPPAPRAIADRVAAQVLREPVSPTSAPLIGHPRAARARRLRRALGGVLLPVAVLTVLGASVASGLLDVALLCALAGVPLAVLLALDAYRGLGHGVSGAYLVTRSGSLRRGTVALRRDGVIGWTVRQTYFQRRAGLLTLTATTAAGSGAYAVLDTGEGEGLAFADAAVPGLLGPFLEPVPPTKTPPATTEARPTER, from the coding sequence ATGACCCCGCGTGAGGGGGCCGGCTCCGACGGCATACCGGAGGGTCCGGAGTGGCGGCGCCTGGACCGTCGCACGGTCCTGGTCACCGCAGCCGTCCTCACGGGTGTCGCCTCCGGCGGCGCGGTACCCGCCGTCCTCGCCCTGAGCACCGCCCTGCCGTGGTGGCGGGCCGCCGCCTGGGTCCTGGCCGGAGCCGTCCTGCTCGTCGCCTGCGGCACGGTCGCCGACCACGTCCGCTGGCGTCGCACCCGGTACCGCATCGGCGCCGAACGCGCCGAGCTCCGTACCGGACTCCTGCTGGTCAAGCGCCGCTCACTGGCCCGCGCGCGCATCCGCACCGTGGACCTCACCGCCCACCCGCTGCTCCGTGTCCTCGGGCTGGTGCGGGTCCGCATCGGCACCGGTGAGAACACCGGGGGTGGCGAGTCCACCCTCGCGCTTGACCCGGTCACCCGGGCGGAGGGAGAACGGCTCCGCCGTGTGCTGCTCGCCCACACCGTCCGGGACGGAGTGGACGGCCGTCACGACGGCCTCCTCGCCACCCTCGACCCGCGCTGGATCCGCTACGCGCCGGTCTCGTTCCTCGCCCCGCTCCTCGGCTGCGCCGCGGCCGGGGGCGTGCTTCAGGTCAGTGAATGGTTCGGCGCCCAGGCCGCGGTCATCGAGTGGGCGGGGGAGCGCTTCGAGGACGCCTCGCTCCTCTGGGCGATCGTCGTGCTCGTCCTGCTCGCCACGGCGGTCGGCGCGGTCGGCGCGCTCGGCCTGTGGACCGGGATGTGGTGGAACCACCGGCTGGAGCGGGAGCCGGGCGGCACCCTGCGGGTGCGCCGCGGGCTGTTCACCACCCGCTCGGTCTCGATCGAGGAGCGCCGGCTGCGCGGCGTGGAGATCGTCGAGCCGCTTGGCGTACGGCTCTGCCGCGCCGCCCGTGTGGACGCCGTCGCCACCGGTCTCACCCACGACGACGGGGACCGCCACGGAGAGCACAAGACCCTGCTGCCGCCCGCGCCCCGGGCGATCGCGGACCGGGTCGCGGCGCAGGTGCTGCGGGAGCCCGTGTCCCCGACGTCCGCGCCGCTCATCGGCCACCCCCGGGCCGCCCGCGCTCGTCGGCTGCGGCGCGCCCTGGGCGGTGTGCTCCTCCCGGTCGCGGTCCTCACCGTCCTCGGCGCGTCGGTGGCGAGCGGGCTGCTGGACGTCGCGCTGCTCTGCGCGCTCGCCGGCGTTCCGCTCGCCGTCCTGCTCGCGCTCGACGCCTACCGCGGTCTCGGCCACGGCGTCAGCGGGGCGTACCTGGTGACCCGTTCCGGCAGCCTGCGCCGCGGCACCGTCGCCCTGCGGCGCGACGGGGTGATCGGCTGGACGGTGCGGCAGACGTACTTCCAGCGGCGGGCCGGCCTGCTCACCCTGACCGCGACCACCGCCGCCGGTTCGGGCGCGTACGCCGTCCTCGACACCGGCGAAGGGGAGGGGCTCGCCTTCGCCGACGCGGCGGTGCCGGGTCTCCTCGGACCCTTCCTGGAGCCCGTACCGCCGACGAAGACGCCGCCCGCGACGACGGAGGCCCGGCCCACCGAGAGGTGA
- the zwf gene encoding glucose-6-phosphate dehydrogenase, with translation MSAVHGANPLRDAADRRLPRIAGPSGLVIFGVTGDLSRKKLMPAVYDLANRGLLPPGFSLIGFARREWQDEDFAQEVHDAVEQHARTPFREEVWQQLIQGMRFVQGDFDDDDAFDQLKTTIEELDKAQGTGGNFAFYLSVPPKFFPKVVRQLKKHGLADQKDGSWRRAVIEKPFGHDLASAKELNEVVHEVFPPDEVFRIDHYLGKETVQNILALRFANTLFEPIWNRSYVDHVQITMAEDIGIGGRAGYYDGIGAARDVIQNHLLQLLALTAMEEPAAFDPDALAAEKTKVLGAVRLPKDLGASTVRGQYGAGWQGGAKAVGYLQEDGIDPKSKTDTFAAIKLEIDNRRWAGVPFYLRTGKRLGRRVTEIAVVFQRAPHSPFDQTATEELGQNALVIRVQPDEGVTMRFGSKVPGTSMEVRDVSMDFAYGESFTESSPEAYERLILDVLLGDSNLFPRVEEVELSWKILDPIERYWDRHGKPAQYQSGTWGPVEADEMLARDGRSWRRP, from the coding sequence TTGAGCGCAGTCCACGGAGCCAACCCGCTCCGTGACGCCGCAGACCGACGGCTCCCGCGCATCGCGGGGCCGTCGGGTCTGGTCATCTTCGGCGTCACGGGCGATTTGTCCCGTAAGAAGCTGATGCCCGCCGTCTACGACCTCGCCAACCGCGGCCTGCTGCCGCCGGGCTTCTCGCTCATCGGCTTCGCCCGTCGCGAGTGGCAGGACGAGGACTTCGCGCAGGAGGTCCACGACGCCGTCGAGCAGCACGCGCGCACACCGTTCCGCGAGGAGGTGTGGCAGCAGCTGATCCAGGGGATGCGCTTCGTCCAGGGCGACTTCGACGACGACGACGCCTTCGACCAGCTGAAGACCACCATCGAGGAGCTGGACAAGGCGCAGGGCACCGGAGGCAACTTCGCCTTCTATCTGTCCGTGCCGCCGAAGTTCTTCCCGAAGGTCGTCCGGCAGCTCAAGAAGCACGGCCTGGCCGACCAGAAGGACGGCTCCTGGCGTCGCGCCGTCATCGAGAAGCCGTTCGGCCACGACCTGGCCTCCGCCAAGGAACTCAACGAGGTCGTCCACGAGGTCTTCCCGCCCGACGAGGTCTTCCGGATCGACCACTACCTGGGCAAGGAGACCGTCCAGAACATCCTGGCGCTCCGCTTCGCGAACACCCTCTTCGAGCCGATCTGGAACCGGTCCTACGTCGACCACGTCCAGATCACCATGGCCGAGGACATCGGCATCGGCGGCCGGGCCGGCTACTACGACGGCATCGGCGCCGCCCGGGACGTCATCCAGAACCACCTGCTCCAGCTGCTCGCTCTCACCGCGATGGAGGAGCCCGCGGCCTTCGACCCGGACGCCCTCGCGGCCGAGAAGACCAAGGTGCTCGGCGCGGTCCGGCTGCCCAAGGACCTGGGCGCGAGCACCGTGCGCGGCCAGTACGGCGCCGGGTGGCAGGGCGGCGCCAAGGCCGTCGGCTACCTGCAGGAGGACGGCATCGACCCCAAGTCGAAGACCGACACCTTCGCGGCCATCAAGCTGGAGATCGACAACCGCCGCTGGGCGGGTGTCCCCTTCTACCTGCGGACCGGCAAGCGTCTGGGCCGCCGGGTCACGGAGATCGCGGTCGTGTTCCAGCGCGCACCGCACTCCCCCTTCGACCAGACGGCGACGGAGGAGCTGGGCCAGAACGCCCTGGTCATCCGGGTTCAGCCGGACGAGGGCGTGACCATGCGCTTCGGCTCCAAGGTGCCGGGCACCTCGATGGAGGTCCGGGACGTGTCGATGGACTTCGCCTACGGCGAGTCCTTCACGGAGTCCAGCCCCGAGGCGTACGAGCGGCTCATCCTCGATGTCCTGCTCGGCGACTCGAACCTCTTCCCGCGGGTCGAGGAGGTCGAGCTGTCCTGGAAGATCCTCGACCCGATCGAGCGGTACTGGGACCGGCACGGCAAACCCGCGCAGTACCAGTCCGGCACCTGGGGCCCGGTCGAGGCGGACGAAATGCTCGCACGAGACGGACGGAGCTGGCGGCGGCCATGA
- the pgl gene encoding 6-phosphogluconolactonase → MSAPQLVVHRDKELMAQAAAARLITRVVDAQAARGSASVVLTGGRNGNGLLAALGSAPARDAVDWSRLDLWWGDERFLPEGHPDRNVTQAREALLDAVPLDPARVHAMPASDGPSGGDVDAAAESYAAELAAAAGPEHYRPADGDPDVAVPAFDVLMLGVGPDTHVASLFPELPAVRETERTVVGVRGAPKPPPTRISLTLPAIRHAREVWLLAAGEDKAKATAMALSGAGEIQAPAAGARGRSRTLWLLDAAAASELPRDLYPPASA, encoded by the coding sequence GTGAGCGCTCCGCAGCTGGTCGTCCACCGGGACAAGGAACTGATGGCGCAGGCCGCGGCGGCCCGGCTGATCACGCGCGTCGTGGACGCCCAGGCCGCCCGCGGCTCGGCCTCCGTGGTCCTCACCGGCGGACGCAACGGCAACGGCCTGCTCGCGGCGCTCGGCTCGGCTCCCGCCCGGGACGCGGTCGACTGGTCGCGGCTCGACCTGTGGTGGGGCGACGAGCGGTTCCTGCCGGAGGGACACCCGGACCGCAACGTCACCCAGGCTCGCGAGGCACTGCTGGACGCCGTCCCGCTGGACCCCGCCCGGGTGCACGCGATGCCGGCCTCCGACGGACCGTCCGGCGGCGACGTCGACGCCGCCGCCGAGTCCTACGCGGCCGAGCTGGCCGCGGCGGCCGGTCCGGAGCACTACCGGCCGGCGGACGGAGACCCGGACGTGGCCGTGCCCGCCTTCGACGTGCTGATGCTCGGCGTCGGCCCGGACACCCACGTGGCCTCGCTGTTCCCGGAGCTGCCGGCGGTGCGCGAGACCGAGCGCACCGTCGTCGGCGTCCGGGGCGCGCCGAAGCCGCCGCCCACCCGTATCTCGCTGACGCTGCCGGCGATCCGGCACGCGCGGGAGGTCTGGCTGCTGGCGGCGGGCGAGGACAAGGCCAAGGCCACGGCCATGGCCCTGTCCGGCGCGGGAGAGATCCAGGCCCCGGCGGCGGGCGCCCGCGGGCGTTCGCGCACACTGTGGCTCCTCGACGCGGCGGCGGCCTCCGAGCTGCCGCGCGACCTGTATCCGCCGGCCTCCGCCTGA
- a CDS encoding PH domain-containing protein, with protein sequence MTTGENTVPGPVRLRPPRHTVNRRAVAWWRTRSLLVAATPVAVLAVLGLLVGPARYGLLLAAAVLAALGLAGAVFLPHWWFRVHRWEVTDDAVYVRTGAFRQEWRIAPMSRIQTVDTVRGPLEQVFRLATVTVTTASARGALRLEGLDHELAAELGERLTRITRDTPGDAT encoded by the coding sequence ATGACCACGGGGGAGAACACGGTGCCCGGCCCGGTGCGGCTGCGTCCGCCGCGCCACACGGTGAACCGGCGGGCCGTCGCCTGGTGGCGCACCCGGTCACTGCTGGTGGCCGCCACGCCCGTCGCGGTCCTGGCGGTCCTGGGCCTCCTCGTCGGGCCCGCCCGGTACGGGCTGCTGCTCGCCGCCGCCGTCCTCGCGGCCCTCGGCCTGGCGGGCGCCGTGTTCCTCCCCCACTGGTGGTTCCGGGTACACCGCTGGGAGGTGACCGACGACGCCGTCTACGTCCGTACCGGAGCCTTCCGGCAGGAATGGCGGATCGCGCCGATGTCCCGCATCCAGACCGTCGACACCGTCCGCGGCCCGTTGGAGCAGGTGTTCCGTCTCGCCACGGTGACGGTGACCACGGCATCCGCCCGGGGCGCGCTGCGGCTCGAGGGACTCGACCACGAGCTCGCCGCCGAACTCGGCGAACGCCTGACCCGGATCACCCGGGACACCCCCGGGGACGCCACATGA
- the pgi gene encoding glucose-6-phosphate isomerase, which produces MSEMKTEGRTRLNQTPEWAALGKHREQLGDTHLRELFAADPERGGTYTLRVGDLYLDYSKNLVTDETLALLRELAAATGVADLRDAMFRGEKINTTEGRAVLHTALRAPREAVIEVDGEDVVPGVHTVLDRMAVFADRVRAGDWTGHTGRPVKNIVNIGIGGSDLGPAMAYEVLRSYTQRDLTFRFVSNVDGADLHEAVRDLDPAETLFVVASKTFTTIETITNATSARSWLLAGLGAGQEAVARHFVALSTNAGKVEEFGIDTAHMFEFWDWVGGRYSYDSAIGLSLMIAIGPDRFREMLDGFHLVDEHFRTAPPEENAPLLLGLLGVWYGAFFDAQSHAVLPYSHYLSKFTAYLQQLDMESNGKSVDREGRPVDWQTGPVVWGTPGTNGQHAYYQLIHQGTKLIPADFIGFAEPVRDLLPGLVAQHDLLMANFFAQTQALAFGKTPEEVRAEGVPEELVPHKTFRGNHPTTTILTKALTPSVLGQLVALYEHKVFVQGAVWDIDSFDQWGVELGKVLAKKIEPVLTGGGGGETLDGSTAALVGTYRSLRGR; this is translated from the coding sequence ATGTCCGAGATGAAGACCGAAGGCCGAACCAGGCTCAACCAGACGCCGGAGTGGGCCGCCCTCGGCAAGCACCGTGAGCAGCTGGGCGACACCCATCTGCGCGAACTGTTCGCCGCCGACCCGGAGCGCGGGGGCACGTACACCCTGCGGGTGGGCGACCTGTACCTGGACTACTCGAAGAACCTGGTGACCGACGAGACGCTGGCGCTGCTGCGCGAGCTGGCCGCCGCGACGGGGGTCGCCGACCTGCGCGACGCCATGTTCCGCGGTGAGAAGATCAACACCACCGAGGGCCGCGCCGTCCTGCACACCGCGCTGCGTGCCCCTCGCGAAGCCGTGATCGAGGTCGACGGCGAGGACGTCGTCCCGGGCGTGCACACCGTGCTCGACAGGATGGCCGTCTTCGCCGACCGCGTCCGCGCGGGCGACTGGACCGGCCACACCGGCCGCCCGGTGAAGAACATCGTGAACATCGGCATCGGCGGCTCCGACCTCGGCCCCGCCATGGCCTACGAGGTCCTGCGCTCCTACACGCAGCGGGACCTGACGTTCCGTTTCGTCTCCAACGTGGACGGCGCCGACCTCCACGAGGCCGTCCGCGACCTCGACCCGGCCGAGACGCTCTTCGTCGTCGCCTCGAAGACCTTCACCACCATCGAGACGATCACCAACGCCACCTCCGCGCGCAGCTGGCTGCTCGCCGGACTGGGGGCCGGTCAGGAGGCCGTCGCCCGGCACTTCGTGGCCCTGTCGACCAACGCCGGGAAGGTCGAGGAGTTCGGCATCGACACGGCCCACATGTTCGAGTTCTGGGACTGGGTCGGCGGACGCTACTCCTACGACTCCGCCATCGGCCTCTCCCTGATGATCGCCATCGGCCCGGACCGTTTCCGCGAGATGCTCGACGGCTTCCACCTCGTCGACGAGCACTTCCGCACCGCGCCGCCCGAGGAGAACGCCCCGCTGCTGCTCGGCCTGCTCGGCGTCTGGTACGGCGCGTTCTTCGACGCCCAGTCACACGCCGTGCTGCCCTACTCGCACTACCTGTCCAAGTTCACCGCGTACCTCCAGCAGCTCGACATGGAGTCCAACGGCAAGTCCGTGGACCGCGAGGGGCGGCCCGTCGACTGGCAGACCGGACCGGTGGTGTGGGGCACTCCCGGCACCAACGGACAGCACGCGTACTACCAGTTGATCCACCAGGGCACCAAGCTCATCCCCGCGGACTTCATCGGTTTCGCCGAGCCCGTCCGCGACCTACTGCCGGGCCTGGTCGCCCAGCACGATCTGCTGATGGCCAACTTCTTCGCCCAGACCCAGGCGCTGGCCTTCGGCAAGACGCCCGAGGAGGTACGGGCCGAAGGCGTTCCCGAGGAGCTGGTCCCGCACAAGACCTTCCGCGGCAACCACCCGACGACCACGATCCTGACGAAGGCACTCACCCCCTCGGTCCTCGGCCAGCTCGTCGCGCTGTACGAGCACAAGGTGTTCGTCCAGGGCGCGGTGTGGGACATCGACTCCTTCGACCAGTGGGGCGTCGAGCTCGGCAAGGTGCTCGCGAAGAAGATCGAGCCGGTGCTGACCGGGGGCGGCGGAGGCGAGACGCTCGACGGCTCGACGGCCGCACTGGTCGGCACCTACCGCTCCCTGCGCGGTCGTTGA
- the opcA gene encoding glucose-6-phosphate dehydrogenase assembly protein OpcA — MKTDLTDTTSSKINKALVLGRRAIGTPAVGMVLTLVIVTDEENAYDALKAANDASREHPSRTLVVIKRVSRSPRDRAKARLDAEVRLGADASTGETVVLRLYGEVVNHAQSVVLPLLLPDAPVVVWWAANAPIDPANDPLGALAQRRVTDTYAAEQPIHELTGRADTYTPGDTDLAWTRITPWRSMLAAALDQVACEVTSAEVEGEEYNPSVELLAMWLADRLKIPVRRSASAGPGLTSVRLVTDRGPIVLDRPDGSLATLSIEGQPDRAVALKRRETAELIAEELRRLDPDDTYASALRFGLDRLDEEAHRTAPAQDPEAESREPAPAPAPAAKKTAARKAAK; from the coding sequence ATGAAGACCGACCTGACGGACACCACGTCCAGCAAGATCAACAAGGCGCTGGTGCTCGGCCGGCGGGCCATCGGCACGCCGGCTGTCGGCATGGTGCTCACCCTCGTCATCGTCACCGACGAGGAGAACGCCTACGACGCGCTGAAGGCCGCCAACGACGCCTCCCGCGAGCACCCCTCGCGCACCCTGGTGGTCATCAAACGGGTCTCGCGCTCGCCGCGCGACCGGGCCAAGGCGCGGCTCGACGCCGAGGTACGCCTCGGCGCCGACGCCAGCACCGGCGAAACGGTTGTCCTCCGGCTGTACGGCGAGGTCGTCAACCACGCGCAGTCGGTGGTCCTGCCCCTGCTGCTGCCCGACGCCCCCGTCGTCGTCTGGTGGGCGGCCAACGCCCCGATCGACCCGGCGAACGACCCGCTGGGCGCGCTGGCCCAACGGCGGGTCACCGACACCTACGCGGCCGAGCAGCCGATCCACGAGCTGACCGGGCGCGCGGACACCTACACCCCGGGCGACACCGACCTGGCGTGGACCCGGATCACTCCCTGGCGCTCCATGCTGGCCGCCGCGCTCGACCAGGTCGCCTGCGAGGTCACCTCGGCCGAGGTGGAGGGCGAGGAGTACAACCCGAGCGTCGAGCTGCTCGCCATGTGGCTGGCGGACCGGCTGAAGATCCCGGTGCGGCGCTCCGCGTCAGCGGGTCCGGGCCTCACCTCCGTGCGGCTGGTGACCGACCGCGGGCCGATCGTGCTCGACCGCCCGGACGGCTCGCTCGCGACGCTCTCCATCGAGGGGCAGCCGGACCGTGCCGTGGCGCTCAAGCGCCGCGAGACGGCCGAGCTGATCGCGGAGGAGCTGCGCCGGCTCGACCCCGACGACACCTACGCGTCGGCGCTGCGCTTCGGCCTCGACCGGCTGGACGAGGAGGCACACCGGACGGCTCCCGCCCAGGACCCCGAGGCCGAGTCCCGGGAGCCCGCCCCGGCACCCGCCCCGGCCGCGAAGAAGACGGCGGCCAGGAAGGCGGCCAAGTGA
- the tal gene encoding transaldolase, with translation MTDALKRLSDEGVAIWLDDLSRKRITSGNLAELIDQQHVVGVTTNPSIFQKAISHGDGYEQQLADLASRKVTVDEAIRMITTADVRDAADILRPVFDATDGQDGRVSIEVDPRLAHHTTATIAEAKQLAWLVDRPNTLIKIPATKAGLPAITEVIGLGISVNVTLIFSLERYRAVMDAYLAGLEKARERGLDLSKIHSVASFFVSRVDSEIDKRLDALGTEEAAGLKGKAALANARLAYEAYEEVFSSDRWAPLDKAQGNKQRPLWASTGVKDPAYKDTLYVVDLVAPGTVNTMPEATLEATADHGEVSGDTVRGTYDQSRAELAAVEKLGITYDAVVQLLEDEGVEKFEASWNDLLKSTEAELQRLAPSEA, from the coding sequence CGCGCAAGCGGATCACGTCCGGCAACCTGGCCGAGCTGATCGACCAGCAGCACGTGGTCGGTGTCACCACCAACCCGTCCATCTTCCAGAAGGCGATCTCACACGGCGACGGCTACGAGCAGCAGCTCGCCGACCTGGCCTCCCGCAAGGTGACCGTGGACGAGGCCATCCGCATGATCACGACGGCTGACGTGAGGGACGCCGCCGACATCCTGCGTCCCGTCTTCGACGCCACGGACGGCCAGGACGGCCGGGTCTCCATCGAGGTCGACCCCCGTCTGGCCCATCACACGACCGCCACGATCGCCGAGGCCAAGCAGCTGGCCTGGCTGGTCGACCGGCCCAACACCCTCATCAAGATCCCGGCCACCAAGGCGGGTCTGCCGGCGATCACCGAGGTGATCGGCCTCGGTATCAGCGTCAACGTGACGCTGATCTTCTCGCTGGAGCGGTACCGCGCGGTCATGGACGCCTACCTGGCGGGCCTGGAGAAGGCACGCGAGCGCGGCCTGGACCTCTCCAAGATCCACTCCGTGGCCTCCTTCTTCGTGTCCCGTGTGGACTCGGAGATCGACAAGCGCCTCGACGCCCTCGGCACCGAGGAGGCCGCGGGTCTCAAGGGCAAGGCGGCCCTCGCGAACGCCCGTCTGGCCTACGAGGCGTACGAGGAGGTCTTCTCCTCCGACCGCTGGGCCCCGCTGGACAAGGCGCAGGGCAACAAGCAGCGCCCGCTGTGGGCGTCGACCGGCGTCAAGGACCCGGCGTACAAGGACACCCTGTACGTGGTGGACCTGGTCGCGCCGGGCACGGTCAACACCATGCCGGAGGCCACGCTGGAGGCGACCGCGGACCACGGAGAGGTCAGCGGCGACACCGTGCGCGGCACTTACGACCAGTCCCGTGCCGAGCTGGCGGCGGTCGAGAAGCTCGGCATCACGTACGACGCCGTGGTACAGCTGCTGGAAGACGAGGGCGTCGAGAAGTTCGAGGCGTCCTGGAACGACCTGCTCAAGTCCACCGAGGCGGAGCTCCAGCGCCTCGCACCTTCGGAGGCGTAA